Within the Saccharomonospora amisosensis genome, the region ACCCGGATGCGCGCGGGTTGCACGCTGTCAGAGGTGGAGGACCTGGCCAGGGGGATGGCGGCCAAGACCGCGACGTTCGACCTGCCCGTCGGCGGCGCCAAGGGCGGTATCGACTTCAATCCCAAGGACCCGAGGGCCGACGGCGTGCTCGAACGCTTCTGCGAGGCGATGCGTCCGTGGCTGGACGCGCACTGGGTGACGGCGGAGGACCTCGGCGTGCCGCAGCACGTCATCGACGCCGTCTTCGCCAAGCTCGGGCTGGAGCAGTCTTATCACGCGGCCATCCGCCGCTCCGTCGATCCCGCGCGCACGCTGCGCAGGGTGCAGGCGGGACTGAACGCGCCCGTTCCCGGCGGACTGCTGCTCGGCGACGTCATCGGCGGCTACGGAGTGGCACAGGCATGCCTCGGCGCCGCGGCGGCGTGGGACTGGTCCGCGCGGGAGACGACCGTGGCCGTTCAGGGCATCGGCACGATGGGCGGCGGCGCGGCGTGGTACCTGCACGAGGCGGGCATGCGAGTGGTCGCGGTCGCAGACGCCGAGGGCACGCTGTACCACCCGGACGGCCTCGACATCCCCGCGCTGTTGCGGGCGAGGAACTCCTTCGGTGAGATCGACCGCTCGGTCGTGCCCACCGAGGTGCAGCGGTTGCCGAGGCAGGCTGTGGTCGCGACGAGCGCGGACATCCTCGTGCCCGCGGCGATCTCGTACGCGCTGACTCCGGACAACTCCTTCGACGTCGACGCCCGTGTGGTGGTCGAGGCCGCCAATTCGGCCACCACTCCGGAGGCCGAGTTGATGCTGGCGGCTCGGGGTGTCCCGGTGATCCCGGACTTCGTCGCCAACGCGGGCGCCGCCGCGTGGGCGTGGTGGCTGCTGCTGGGCCACGTGGGTGCGGACCCGACCGAGTCGTTTTTGAAGCTGCGCACGGAGATGCAGGCCAAGGTCGCGCTGCTGCTCGGCGCGTGGAACACCGAACAGGTGCGACCGAGGCAGACCGCGTGGGAGTTCGTCACGGCCCGCAAGTCGAGCCGGGTCTTCGACCAGCCGGCCACGCTGACCATTCCCTGACGGTCGTGCTGCCCGCGCGACTCCACGGGCCGCGCGGGCAGTCGGTCCACGACGCAGTCACAGTCGCAGTGCGTGTCACA harbors:
- a CDS encoding Glu/Leu/Phe/Val dehydrogenase — protein: MGIQQADEPLLRLTWTDPVTGAHGYLVVHSLVSGLATGGTRMRAGCTLSEVEDLARGMAAKTATFDLPVGGAKGGIDFNPKDPRADGVLERFCEAMRPWLDAHWVTAEDLGVPQHVIDAVFAKLGLEQSYHAAIRRSVDPARTLRRVQAGLNAPVPGGLLLGDVIGGYGVAQACLGAAAAWDWSARETTVAVQGIGTMGGGAAWYLHEAGMRVVAVADAEGTLYHPDGLDIPALLRARNSFGEIDRSVVPTEVQRLPRQAVVATSADILVPAAISYALTPDNSFDVDARVVVEAANSATTPEAELMLAARGVPVIPDFVANAGAAAWAWWLLLGHVGADPTESFLKLRTEMQAKVALLLGAWNTEQVRPRQTAWEFVTARKSSRVFDQPATLTIP